The following proteins are co-located in the Lachnospiraceae bacterium genome:
- a CDS encoding 8-oxo-dGTP diphosphatase, with protein sequence MKLTTICYLRQNGQILMLHRIKKKVDLNHGKWIGVGGKFEPGESPEECICREVLEETGLRLIEPRLRGLVTFNFENPEAALADWDTEYMFIYVCDTFDGELTADCPEGELRWVPEDEIPQLSLWEGDRIFMPMVLADEPFFSMKIRYCRGELIDWQIHKGASRA encoded by the coding sequence ATGAAACTGACAACCATATGTTATCTGCGCCAAAATGGCCAAATTCTGATGCTGCACCGCATTAAAAAGAAGGTAGATCTCAATCACGGCAAGTGGATCGGCGTGGGCGGTAAATTCGAGCCCGGCGAGAGCCCCGAGGAATGCATCTGCCGCGAGGTGTTGGAGGAGACGGGCCTACGCCTGATCGAGCCAAGGCTCCGCGGACTAGTAACCTTTAATTTTGAAAACCCGGAGGCCGCATTGGCCGATTGGGATACGGAGTACATGTTTATCTATGTCTGCGATACCTTTGACGGCGAGCTAACAGCAGACTGCCCTGAGGGTGAGCTGCGCTGGGTGCCCGAGGATGAGATTCCGCAGCTTTCTCTGTGGGAGGGAGACCGGATCTTCATGCCTATGGTGCTGGCGGATGAACCATTCTTTTCCATGAAAATCCGCTACTGCAGGGGCGAACTGATCGACTGGCAAATTCACAAAGGAGCCTCCCGCGCATGA
- a CDS encoding MATE family efflux transporter → MMAVILSLAWPTMLEQLMQTAVQYIDTAMVGSLGTQATAAVGATSTVNWLIGSTISALSIGFLSLIARACGAKDRDTTSRAVSQSVLITLAAGVLFTVLTLSLSGAIPAWMQVDEALRETASRYFFILYIPMLPRTASIIFGTVLRAAGDTKTPMKIGVIVNVINVILNFLLIYPTRTLSVFSLSFTMPGAGLGVIGAAIASAIAFTAGGLLITIVLWRHPFVSPRGQRFKPDMQILKPCFKVAFPNMLQRFGTSLGYVAFASMINSLGEIATAAHTIANTVESAFYIPGYGMQTAAATLAGNAYGAGDRDRMRDLARMFIPIEIGLMILSGGLLFIFAPSLLGLFSDSEAVISLGTAVLRMVAVSEPFYGFSIIIEGMMQGVGKTKEPFIYNIIGMWGIRILGTFLCVRLLNAGLLPFDVPGLILAWGCMIAHNLLLFVLFMICYVKGKWNPLHQGRTVKMH, encoded by the coding sequence ATGATGGCTGTCATCCTCAGCCTGGCATGGCCGACCATGCTGGAGCAGCTCATGCAGACCGCTGTGCAGTATATCGATACTGCCATGGTGGGCTCGCTGGGCACGCAGGCCACGGCTGCCGTGGGCGCAACCAGCACCGTCAACTGGCTGATCGGCAGCACCATCTCGGCGCTGAGCATTGGCTTTCTCTCGCTGATCGCCCGCGCCTGCGGCGCAAAGGACCGCGACACCACAAGCCGCGCCGTCTCCCAATCGGTGCTGATCACGCTTGCCGCTGGCGTGCTTTTTACCGTGCTCACGCTGTCGCTCAGCGGCGCGATCCCCGCATGGATGCAGGTGGATGAGGCCTTACGCGAAACAGCCTCCCGCTACTTCTTTATTTTATACATCCCCATGCTGCCGCGCACTGCTTCCATCATCTTTGGCACTGTGCTGCGTGCGGCCGGCGATACGAAAACGCCTATGAAAATCGGCGTAATCGTCAATGTGATCAACGTGATTCTGAACTTTCTGCTCATTTACCCCACGCGCACGCTGTCTGTATTTTCGCTTTCCTTTACCATGCCCGGCGCAGGCCTCGGCGTGATCGGTGCTGCGATCGCCAGCGCCATCGCCTTTACAGCCGGCGGCCTGTTGATTACAATCGTGCTCTGGCGGCATCCTTTTGTTTCGCCGCGCGGTCAGCGGTTTAAGCCTGATATGCAGATTCTAAAGCCCTGCTTCAAGGTGGCCTTTCCCAATATGCTGCAGCGCTTCGGCACCTCGCTGGGCTATGTGGCCTTCGCCAGCATGATCAATTCTCTGGGTGAGATCGCCACCGCAGCACACACCATTGCAAATACCGTGGAATCAGCCTTTTACATCCCTGGCTACGGCATGCAGACAGCCGCCGCCACGCTGGCCGGCAATGCCTACGGCGCCGGCGACCGGGACCGCATGCGCGATCTGGCGCGCATGTTCATTCCCATCGAAATCGGACTGATGATCCTCTCCGGCGGTCTGCTTTTCATCTTCGCGCCCAGTCTGCTCGGCCTTTTCTCCGACAGCGAGGCTGTAATCTCGCTTGGCACCGCCGTGCTGCGCATGGTAGCCGTGTCCGAGCCGTTTTATGGCTTCTCCATCATCATCGAAGGTATGATGCAGGGCGTAGGCAAAACCAAGGAGCCGTTTATCTATAACATCATCGGCATGTGGGGCATCCGCATCCTCGGTACCTTCCTGTGTGTGCGCCTGCTAAACGCCGGCCTCCTGCCCTTTGACGTGCCCGGCCTGATTCTGGCCTGGGGCTGTATGATCGCCCACAATCTACTTCTCTTTGTCCTGTTTATGATCTGCTATGTAAAGGGCAAATGGAATCCGCTCCATCAGGGCCGTACTGTAAAGATGCATTAA
- a CDS encoding PadR family transcriptional regulator, with amino-acid sequence MDIQLKRGLLDVCVLAAIKNQDSYGYQIIKDLKPYIKLSESTLYTILKRLESANMLTVRTVEHGGRLRKYYHITQAGAKRIKEFKDEWKEIMAIYKFVIEEDMANE; translated from the coding sequence ATGGATATTCAGTTGAAACGAGGGCTGTTGGATGTATGCGTATTGGCTGCTATTAAAAACCAAGATTCATACGGATATCAGATTATAAAAGACCTGAAACCATACATTAAATTATCGGAATCTACGCTTTATACCATTCTAAAACGATTGGAATCAGCAAATATGTTGACAGTCAGAACAGTAGAACACGGTGGCAGACTGCGGAAATACTATCATATTACTCAGGCAGGAGCCAAACGCATTAAAGAGTTCAAAGATGAATGGAAAGAAATTATGGCAATATATAAATTTGTGATAGAGGAGGATATGGCGAATGAATAA
- a CDS encoding DUF1700 domain-containing protein: protein MNKQEFLAELKAKLTGMSQEDIEGQIGFYSEIIDDRMEEGLTEKDAVAELGSLEDITMQIMSEIPLTKFVKEKVKPSRALRAWEVVLLVLGAPIWLPLLIALFAIVISIYAVIWSIIISLWAIEFSLVACSVAGAFSSVVFMVKGSIVPGAAMLGAGITCVGIAILGFYGCKYATNAIFKFSKRIFIWIKSCFMKKEATE, encoded by the coding sequence ATGAATAAGCAAGAATTTCTTGCAGAATTAAAAGCTAAGCTAACCGGAATGTCGCAAGAAGATATAGAGGGACAAATCGGTTTTTACAGTGAGATAATTGATGACCGTATGGAAGAAGGACTGACAGAAAAAGATGCTGTTGCAGAACTTGGATCATTAGAAGATATTACGATGCAGATTATGTCTGAAATTCCACTGACAAAGTTTGTCAAAGAAAAAGTTAAACCAAGCAGGGCGCTTAGAGCATGGGAAGTTGTACTTTTGGTATTAGGCGCTCCCATATGGCTTCCACTTTTAATTGCTTTGTTTGCAATCGTTATTTCCATATATGCAGTAATATGGAGCATCATTATTTCACTTTGGGCAATCGAATTTTCGTTGGTTGCTTGTTCAGTGGCCGGTGCATTTTCCTCTGTTGTTTTCATGGTAAAAGGAAGCATTGTGCCCGGAGCAGCTATGCTCGGTGCAGGAATTACATGTGTTGGTATTGCAATTTTAGGTTTCTATGGTTGCAAGTATGCTACAAACGCGATTTTTAAATTTTCTAAAAGGATATTTATATGGATTAAATCCTGTTTTATGAAAAAGGAGGCGACAGAATGA
- a CDS encoding DUF4097 domain-containing protein, whose translation MNKCSKKWLLAAVILTIAGALVFVGALSIMHFDFTKFSTQKIETNTYEFNEDFDNIFVNVETASVTFVPSDNDVCKIECVEEESLKHSAKIQDDTLTISAVNNRKWYDYICINFWLPKVTVYLPKEVYASLSVETVTGNVEIPDKFSFETIAASGTTSNITCHAQVSKSVEVNTTTGNITLSSAQTETVKLSATTGKILMNDIACNKLTAKSSTGHIQLKNVIAEESIKVQNTTGGVEFGGCDAADIMINTSTGDVKGTLLSEKIFITDTSTGRVSVPKTTSGGTCEITTSTGDIDIDIG comes from the coding sequence ATGAACAAGTGTAGTAAAAAATGGCTTTTAGCAGCGGTTATTCTAACCATTGCAGGTGCTTTGGTTTTTGTTGGAGCATTGTCTATCATGCATTTTGATTTTACAAAGTTTTCTACACAAAAAATAGAAACCAATACCTACGAGTTTAACGAAGATTTTGACAACATATTTGTAAATGTGGAAACCGCCTCCGTTACCTTTGTTCCTTCAGATAATGATGTATGCAAGATTGAGTGTGTTGAAGAAGAAAGCCTGAAACATTCTGCAAAAATACAGGACGACACTCTTACTATATCGGCAGTTAATAATCGTAAATGGTATGACTATATCTGTATAAATTTTTGGTTACCAAAGGTTACTGTATATTTACCGAAAGAAGTATATGCTTCTCTTTCTGTTGAGACGGTAACAGGTAACGTTGAAATTCCCGACAAATTCAGCTTTGAAACCATTGCCGCTTCGGGAACGACATCAAATATTACTTGCCATGCTCAAGTATCCAAGAGTGTTGAAGTAAATACAACAACGGGAAATATTACTTTGAGTTCTGCCCAAACTGAGACTGTAAAGTTGTCTGCAACAACGGGAAAAATTCTCATGAATGATATTGCTTGCAATAAGCTGACGGCAAAAAGCAGCACAGGACATATACAACTCAAAAATGTGATTGCTGAAGAAAGTATTAAAGTCCAAAATACCACAGGCGGAGTTGAATTTGGCGGCTGTGACGCTGCCGATATAATGATTAATACAAGTACAGGTGATGTCAAAGGAACGTTGCTTTCGGAAAAGATATTTATTACAGACACTTCCACCGGGAGAGTCAGCGTTCCCAAAACTACAAGCGGTGGTACGTGTGAGATTACAACAAGCACCGGCGACATTGATATTGATATTGGATAG
- a CDS encoding GNAT family N-acetyltransferase, with protein MIREMQKQDIAACVQVIQKAFMTVADEFGFTAANAPRFTAFATDEARLLYHYETEQRPMYIYETDGQIAGYYSLALLEDRKCELNNLAVLPTYRHHGIGRALLLHAFEEACRLNCDMMQIGIVEENQVLRKWYETYGFVHTGTKKFDFFPFTCGYMERKLRK; from the coding sequence ATGATTCGAGAAATGCAAAAACAAGATATCGCAGCCTGTGTGCAGGTGATTCAGAAGGCATTTATGACGGTTGCCGATGAATTCGGCTTTACCGCCGCTAACGCACCTCGCTTTACTGCCTTTGCGACTGATGAAGCACGGCTTCTTTACCACTACGAAACCGAGCAGCGCCCTATGTATATCTATGAAACAGACGGACAAATTGCAGGCTATTATTCACTTGCTCTACTTGAGGATAGAAAGTGTGAACTCAATAATTTAGCTGTACTACCGACCTACCGCCATCACGGGATCGGGAGAGCGTTGCTGCTTCATGCTTTTGAAGAGGCTTGCCGGTTAAATTGTGACATGATGCAGATCGGTATTGTGGAAGAAAATCAGGTGCTTCGTAAATGGTATGAGACCTATGGCTTTGTACACACAGGCACTAAAAAGTTTGACTTTTTCCCGTTTACATGCGGATATATGGAAAGGAAGCTGAGAAAATGA
- a CDS encoding ATP-binding protein translates to MAKVIMICGKISSGKSTYAERLRQKGHAVVLSVDEVMLSLFDPYLGEKHEEYASRVQRFLFKKSVELIAAGVDVILDWGFWSREDRRQAREFYVKQGIACEFHYVAVDNAEWKRRVAQRNVQVLAGKSDAYFVDENLMKKFEEKFEEPEKGEIEVWMEEKGK, encoded by the coding sequence ATGGCGAAGGTAATCATGATTTGCGGCAAGATCAGCAGCGGAAAGAGTACTTATGCGGAGCGGCTGCGGCAGAAGGGGCATGCGGTGGTGCTTTCTGTGGATGAAGTTATGCTGTCTCTTTTTGACCCGTATTTGGGAGAGAAGCATGAGGAGTATGCCAGCCGTGTGCAGCGGTTTTTGTTTAAGAAGTCGGTAGAGCTGATTGCTGCCGGCGTGGATGTGATATTGGACTGGGGATTCTGGAGCAGAGAGGACCGCCGGCAGGCACGAGAGTTTTATGTAAAGCAGGGGATTGCATGTGAATTTCATTATGTAGCGGTGGATAATGCGGAATGGAAGCGACGAGTAGCACAGCGGAACGTGCAGGTATTGGCCGGGAAGAGCGATGCGTATTTTGTAGACGAGAATCTGATGAAAAAATTTGAAGAAAAATTTGAAGAGCCAGAAAAAGGCGAAATAGAGGTTTGGATGGAGGAAAAGGGGAAATAA
- a CDS encoding metallophosphoesterase family protein: protein MRKLAVLSDIHGNAAALQKCVAYCLTQGVRSFLFLGDYLGELAYPQRTMALLYELKEHYDCRFIRGNKEEYWFGDTAKWKEYDSTTGALYYTYHQMTEADFRFFEALPCSMVFSQEGLPALTLCHGSPRRVNEKLLPDDEATFAAMECCETEYILCGHTHRQGEIRHGGKTVWNPGSVGVPLGSGGKAQFMIISADSTGAAEGWQREFVSLSYDAEAVIEDLHSSGLYDHAPGWCAVSEHVLRTGLISHATVLNRAMALCREQTGSCTWPEIPETCWQQAVQELLG, encoded by the coding sequence ATGCGTAAGCTGGCAGTGCTTTCCGACATCCATGGCAATGCAGCAGCGCTGCAAAAATGTGTAGCGTACTGCCTTACCCAAGGCGTCCGGAGCTTTTTGTTTCTGGGGGATTATCTGGGAGAGCTGGCCTATCCGCAGAGGACGATGGCGCTGCTGTATGAACTGAAGGAGCATTATGACTGCCGGTTTATTCGCGGGAATAAAGAGGAATATTGGTTTGGCGATACGGCAAAGTGGAAGGAATACGACTCGACGACGGGCGCGCTGTATTACACGTATCATCAGATGACGGAGGCGGATTTTCGCTTTTTTGAGGCGCTTCCATGCAGCATGGTGTTTTCACAGGAAGGGCTGCCAGCACTGACACTGTGCCATGGTTCGCCGCGGCGCGTGAATGAAAAGCTGCTGCCGGATGATGAAGCTACCTTTGCTGCCATGGAGTGCTGTGAGACGGAGTATATCCTTTGCGGGCATACGCATAGGCAGGGGGAGATCCGTCATGGCGGCAAAACAGTGTGGAACCCGGGGTCAGTCGGTGTGCCGCTGGGCAGCGGCGGCAAAGCACAGTTTATGATTATAAGCGCTGACAGCACGGGAGCTGCTGAGGGGTGGCAGCGTGAGTTTGTTTCGCTTTCCTATGATGCAGAGGCGGTAATTGAGGATCTGCATAGCTCCGGGTTGTATGATCATGCGCCAGGGTGGTGTGCGGTTTCAGAGCATGTGCTGCGCACAGGACTAATTTCGCATGCGACGGTGCTGAACCGGGCGATGGCGCTGTGCCGCGAGCAAACAGGCAGCTGCACATGGCCGGAGATTCCGGAAACCTGCTGGCAGCAGGCGGTGCAAGAACTGCTGGGATAG
- a CDS encoding MATE family efflux transporter, whose product MRKGASVNQITEGVIWKQLLLFFFPILLGTFFQQMYNTVDTIVVGRFVGTNALAAVGASGALIDLLIGFFTGLASGATVVLAQKYGAGDGEGVSQAIHTGMALAIVSGGIVTVAGLAAGPWVLRLTGTPEAVFEDAKLYTLIYFAGSLAMVLYNVGSGILRALGDSRRPMIYLIVCCLVNIVLDLVCVVGLGMGVAGAGLATVLSQVVSAVLVTFRLMRLDGDSRLMLRRIRFHRGMLRSILRIGVPAGLQSTMYSISNLIIQSGINSFGEITVAAWTAQGRMCSVVWMINGAFGVSITTFVGQNFGAQKYDRIRKSVRTCLAMSAFSVAAVSAALIALSSVLLGIFSGDPLVIEEGIKVVWYIVPFYVVYVPIEVFSGAMRGCGDSFWPAVITCVGVCVLRVLWITLIVSRWHTLLMLSLSYGVSWGITALVFAGYYLQGGWLRKRIRAVHGGAEHA is encoded by the coding sequence ATGCGCAAGGGAGCAAGTGTGAATCAGATCACCGAGGGCGTGATCTGGAAGCAGCTGCTGCTGTTCTTTTTTCCGATCTTGCTGGGGACGTTCTTTCAGCAGATGTATAACACCGTGGACACCATTGTGGTGGGCCGGTTTGTGGGCACAAATGCGCTGGCGGCCGTGGGGGCCTCCGGCGCGCTGATCGATCTTTTGATTGGCTTCTTTACGGGTCTGGCGTCTGGCGCGACCGTGGTGCTGGCGCAAAAATACGGCGCCGGCGATGGCGAGGGCGTGAGCCAGGCGATCCATACGGGCATGGCGCTGGCCATCGTGAGCGGCGGGATCGTGACCGTGGCAGGGCTAGCGGCGGGGCCTTGGGTGCTGCGGCTGACCGGTACGCCGGAGGCCGTGTTTGAGGATGCGAAGCTTTATACGCTGATCTATTTTGCGGGCTCGCTGGCGATGGTGCTCTATAACGTGGGCTCAGGCATCCTGCGGGCGCTGGGTGATTCGAGGCGCCCGATGATATATCTGATTGTGTGCTGTCTGGTCAATATCGTGCTCGATCTGGTCTGCGTGGTGGGGCTTGGCATGGGCGTAGCCGGCGCGGGGCTGGCTACGGTGCTTTCGCAGGTGGTGAGCGCCGTGCTCGTGACCTTCCGGCTGATGCGGCTTGATGGCGACAGCAGATTGATGCTGCGCCGCATCCGGTTTCACAGAGGCATGCTGAGGAGCATTCTGCGCATCGGTGTGCCGGCCGGGCTGCAGTCAACGATGTACAGCATTTCCAATCTGATCATCCAGTCGGGCATCAATTCCTTCGGCGAAATCACGGTGGCCGCATGGACGGCGCAGGGCCGCATGTGCTCGGTGGTGTGGATGATCAATGGTGCATTTGGCGTGTCGATTACCACCTTTGTGGGCCAGAACTTTGGCGCGCAGAAGTACGACCGCATCCGCAAAAGCGTGCGCACCTGTCTGGCGATGTCCGCCTTTTCCGTGGCGGCAGTGAGCGCAGCTCTGATTGCGCTGAGCTCGGTGCTGCTGGGTATTTTCTCCGGTGATCCGCTGGTGATCGAGGAGGGCATCAAGGTGGTGTGGTACATCGTACCGTTTTATGTGGTGTATGTGCCCATCGAGGTCTTTTCCGGCGCCATGCGCGGTTGCGGCGATTCGTTCTGGCCGGCCGTGATCACCTGCGTGGGCGTATGCGTGCTGCGCGTGCTCTGGATCACGCTGATCGTGAGCCGGTGGCATACGCTGCTCATGCTGTCGCTTTCTTATGGTGTGAGCTGGGGTATCACGGCGCTGGTGTTTGCCGGATATTATCTGCAGGGCGGCTGGCTGCGAAAGCGCATTCGCGCGGTGCATGGAGGAGCGGAGCATGCGTAA
- a CDS encoding proline--tRNA ligase encodes MKVRNLVGERFKERPSDCVVDSHALMIRGGYIKPVANGIFSLYTPAKRITQKIEQIIREEMDMLDGQEVMFPVVLPGALWEESGRFQSVDSTLVRFTDRNDTSMVLGMTHEEASVQLVREYANSYSKYPFMIYQIQTKFRDEARPRAGLIRVREFTMKDAYSFHTSQEDLEQYYARCLRAYERIYARAGVPEVIAVAADSGMMGGSVSHEFMMLTPIGEDSIVICPQCGYRANMEAADSIVENRNQLPAAELTKVHTPGTKTIEELTALLKVPVENTAKAVVYQRNQDDSFVVVFIRGDLETNDTKIKNYLGDAVHPAAIDADSPVVAGFIGPVGLSDKVTVLFDRSLEGIDYLVCGANEEDYHYTGLNLKRDLGEVSYVDVAKAVDGGICPHCGQHSLTISRGIEVGNIFQLGTKYTKAMNMTYTDPEGNSQYPIMGCYGIGVGRLAASVAEVRHDEYGPIWPISIAPWQVHICCLRADNAEVKGFADALYEELTAQGVEVLYDERDIRPGAMFSDADLLGVPVRVVVSPKNLDQQVVEITTRDKSVSLKAPKEEAAAEIQRVIAQLKAEVAAKVPQSI; translated from the coding sequence ATGAAGGTTAGAAATTTGGTAGGAGAGCGGTTTAAGGAGCGTCCGTCGGACTGCGTGGTGGATAGCCATGCGCTGATGATTCGCGGCGGCTATATCAAACCGGTGGCGAACGGGATTTTTTCTCTGTATACGCCAGCTAAGCGGATTACGCAGAAAATCGAGCAGATTATCCGCGAGGAGATGGACATGCTGGACGGGCAGGAAGTGATGTTCCCGGTGGTGCTGCCGGGTGCGCTTTGGGAGGAAAGCGGCCGTTTTCAGTCGGTGGACAGCACGCTGGTGCGCTTTACCGACCGTAATGACACCTCGATGGTGCTGGGTATGACGCATGAGGAGGCGAGTGTGCAGCTGGTGCGTGAGTATGCCAACAGCTACAGCAAATATCCGTTTATGATCTATCAGATCCAGACGAAATTCCGCGACGAGGCCAGACCGCGCGCGGGGTTGATCCGCGTGCGGGAGTTTACGATGAAGGATGCCTATTCGTTCCACACCTCGCAGGAGGATCTGGAGCAGTATTATGCGCGCTGCCTGCGCGCTTATGAGCGGATTTACGCCAGAGCCGGCGTGCCGGAGGTCATTGCTGTGGCCGCCGATTCGGGCATGATGGGCGGCAGCGTGTCGCATGAATTTATGATGCTCACGCCGATTGGCGAGGATTCGATCGTGATCTGTCCGCAGTGCGGCTACCGCGCGAACATGGAAGCGGCGGACAGTATTGTGGAGAACAGGAATCAGCTGCCGGCGGCAGAGCTGACCAAGGTGCACACGCCAGGCACAAAGACGATCGAGGAGCTCACGGCGCTGCTCAAGGTGCCGGTTGAAAACACGGCGAAGGCTGTGGTCTATCAGAGAAATCAGGATGATAGCTTTGTGGTGGTCTTCATCCGCGGCGATCTGGAGACGAATGATACCAAGATCAAAAACTATCTGGGCGACGCAGTGCATCCGGCGGCGATCGATGCAGACAGTCCGGTGGTAGCCGGCTTCATTGGGCCGGTGGGCCTTTCTGACAAGGTGACGGTACTGTTTGACCGGTCGCTGGAGGGTATCGATTATCTGGTGTGCGGCGCCAACGAGGAAGACTATCATTATACCGGACTCAATCTGAAACGCGATCTTGGCGAGGTGTCTTATGTGGATGTGGCCAAGGCGGTGGACGGCGGCATTTGCCCGCACTGCGGGCAGCATAGCCTGACGATCTCGCGCGGTATTGAGGTGGGAAATATTTTCCAGCTGGGAACGAAATATACAAAGGCGATGAATATGACCTATACCGACCCGGAGGGCAACAGCCAGTATCCGATCATGGGCTGCTATGGCATCGGCGTGGGCCGGCTGGCGGCTTCGGTGGCGGAGGTGCGTCACGATGAATACGGGCCGATCTGGCCGATCAGCATTGCGCCGTGGCAGGTGCATATCTGCTGTCTGCGAGCGGATAATGCGGAGGTGAAGGGCTTTGCGGATGCGCTGTATGAGGAGCTGACGGCGCAGGGCGTGGAGGTGCTGTATGATGAGCGCGACATCCGGCCGGGCGCGATGTTCTCGGATGCGGATCTGCTAGGCGTGCCGGTGCGCGTGGTGGTGAGTCCCAAGAATCTGGATCAGCAGGTGGTGGAGATCACGACGCGGGATAAGTCGGTTTCGCTGAAAGCGCCGAAAGAGGAGGCTGCGGCGGAGATCCAGCGGGTGATCGCGCAGCTGAAGGCAGAAGTGGCGGCTAAGGTGCCGCAGTCAATTTAA
- a CDS encoding EamA family transporter, whose protein sequence is MHFFILAYLSFFMRTICNKEYTRHFSRRETNLFFNAISLTITCVISALTGGIAKPSGLLLLLAALFGIIFVATVYLLLIAYSKGPMGLIQLIYGMSSVVPITVGLTLFHEPMNLPKGLGLLCVLLVLILSWRDGEAKNSTSVYIPAKIWLPITLLTTLLNGCLSTIQNMSVQWAQDSSIMVFNFWAFLIGASVCWLMLLVHKLRGGHFSEITAQPKAFLTSSLLCGLGSSGGNILIMYSLQYLPSTVVYPLQSTLATVSVYLLSLLHYKEGRTKYGYLMIAIGIVSIVLLGIS, encoded by the coding sequence ATGCATTTTTTCATCCTCGCTTATCTATCCTTTTTTATGCGCACCATCTGCAACAAAGAGTACACGCGGCATTTTTCCCGCCGCGAAACCAACTTGTTTTTTAATGCCATCAGCCTGACCATAACCTGTGTGATCAGTGCTTTGACAGGGGGGATCGCCAAACCCTCCGGACTGCTTTTGCTGCTTGCCGCTCTGTTCGGCATCATCTTTGTGGCCACGGTATATCTCCTGCTGATTGCCTATTCCAAGGGACCGATGGGGCTTATCCAGCTCATTTACGGCATGAGCTCCGTGGTACCTATTACGGTTGGCTTAACGCTTTTTCACGAGCCCATGAACCTGCCTAAAGGGCTTGGCCTTCTCTGTGTTTTGCTGGTGCTGATTCTTTCTTGGCGTGACGGCGAAGCTAAAAACAGCACTTCCGTTTATATACCGGCTAAGATATGGCTGCCGATTACACTGCTGACTACGCTGCTCAATGGCTGCTTAAGTACGATTCAAAACATGTCGGTCCAATGGGCTCAGGATAGCAGCATCATGGTGTTTAATTTCTGGGCATTTCTGATTGGCGCTTCGGTTTGCTGGCTGATGCTTTTGGTACATAAATTACGCGGAGGACATTTTTCTGAAATTACAGCGCAGCCTAAGGCTTTTTTGACCAGCTCGCTGCTCTGCGGCCTCGGCTCTTCGGGCGGCAATATTTTGATTATGTATTCGCTGCAGTATCTGCCTTCTACCGTTGTCTATCCGCTGCAGAGTACGCTTGCCACCGTTTCCGTTTATCTGCTTTCTCTGCTGCATTATAAAGAAGGCCGTACCAAGTACGGCTATCTGATGATCGCGATTGGTATTGTCAGTATTGTTCTGCTGGGGATTTCGTAA